Proteins encoded within one genomic window of Sulfurovum sp. XGS-02:
- a CDS encoding 5'-nucleotidase encodes MAYDLQNKLVIAISSRALFSLEEENSIFDKDGLEAYYNYQLSHLDDPLSKGSAFKFVQNLLAINKKFDNKLIEVIILSRNNAATGLRIGRSIEHYKLDIERTGWTAGTPVSRYLEAFKVDLFLSVHSPDVEEAVNSGVAAATILPHTPITSEESDMVKIAFDGDAVLFGDESERIYQEKGLEAFIEHERENAKNPLSQGPFFKFLKTISEIQDKFPMEGSPIRTALVTARNFSTHERVLGTLEGWGVRVDEAFFQGGVQKREVVKAFGADIFFDDQDTHLEHTSKETPSAKVPYRRS; translated from the coding sequence ATGGCTTATGATCTTCAGAACAAACTTGTAATTGCTATCTCATCCCGTGCACTATTTAGCCTTGAAGAAGAAAACAGCATTTTTGACAAAGATGGATTAGAAGCATATTATAACTATCAGCTGTCTCATTTGGATGATCCTTTATCCAAAGGTTCTGCATTCAAATTTGTACAGAATCTGCTTGCCATTAACAAAAAATTTGATAACAAACTGATAGAAGTGATCATCCTTTCTCGTAATAACGCAGCGACAGGCTTGCGTATAGGACGCTCCATTGAACACTACAAGCTGGATATCGAACGTACCGGATGGACGGCAGGCACGCCTGTAAGCAGGTACCTTGAAGCGTTTAAGGTAGACTTATTTCTTTCTGTACACTCTCCGGATGTTGAGGAGGCAGTCAACTCGGGTGTGGCTGCTGCGACCATACTTCCGCATACGCCTATCACCTCTGAGGAGAGTGATATGGTAAAAATAGCTTTCGATGGAGATGCAGTCCTGTTTGGGGATGAAAGTGAAAGGATCTATCAGGAAAAAGGTTTGGAAGCGTTCATCGAACACGAACGTGAAAATGCCAAAAATCCGTTAAGTCAAGGACCGTTTTTCAAGTTTCTTAAAACAATATCAGAGATACAGGACAAGTTCCCTATGGAAGGATCACCTATCCGTACAGCCCTGGTGACTGCAAGAAATTTCTCTACACATGAAAGAGTGTTAGGTACATTAGAGGGGTGGGGTGTACGTGTAGATGAAGCCTTTTTCCAAGGCGGCGTACAAAAAAGAGAAGTTGTTAAAGCGTTCGGGGCTGATATATTTTTTGATGATCAGGATACGCATTTAGAGCATACATCCAAAGAGACCCCCTCTGCAAAAGTCCCATATAGGCGATCATAG
- the aroB gene encoding 3-dehydroquinate synthase gives MIVPIELAHTQNITYDITIDALPQLTFDTNVVVVTNPTVAGYHLETLLSHIHATKLNVVTIPDGEGYKTLETVENILNECFEHKLDRKSLLIAFGGGVIGDMTGFTASIYQRGIDFIQIPTTLLSQVDASVGGKTGVNNKYGKNLIGAFYQPKAVYIDPAFLQTLPPREFAAGIAEIVKMAVMFDKSYFEFLQKSDFSNTETLKEVIKKSVELKAWVVNQDEKEAGIRAVLNYGHTFGHVVENETNYTTYLHGEAVAIGMVMANALAVELGLFTQEEAEAVKTLLEKASLPTEYVIKDVDDFYEHFFLDKKSAKGSIKFIFPNGMGNYKMASDIDESVVKKVLRSFGENK, from the coding sequence ATGATCGTCCCTATCGAATTAGCTCATACTCAAAACATCACTTATGACATTACTATTGATGCATTACCCCAACTTACTTTTGACACCAATGTTGTGGTAGTAACGAACCCGACAGTTGCAGGGTACCATCTTGAAACACTTCTTTCTCACATTCATGCCACAAAGCTCAATGTGGTTACGATCCCTGATGGGGAGGGGTATAAGACCCTGGAAACCGTTGAAAATATACTGAATGAGTGTTTTGAACATAAGCTCGATAGAAAATCCCTGCTGATCGCCTTTGGCGGTGGTGTGATAGGGGACATGACAGGGTTTACTGCAAGCATTTATCAAAGAGGGATAGACTTTATACAGATACCTACCACACTGCTAAGTCAAGTGGATGCCAGTGTAGGAGGTAAAACAGGGGTCAATAACAAATATGGGAAAAATCTCATTGGTGCGTTTTATCAACCTAAAGCTGTCTATATAGACCCTGCATTTTTACAAACACTGCCCCCGAGAGAGTTTGCCGCAGGTATCGCTGAGATAGTCAAAATGGCTGTCATGTTCGATAAATCCTATTTTGAATTTTTGCAAAAGTCGGATTTCAGTAACACTGAAACACTCAAAGAGGTGATCAAAAAGAGTGTAGAACTAAAAGCATGGGTGGTCAATCAAGATGAAAAAGAGGCAGGCATACGAGCGGTGCTTAACTACGGACACACGTTTGGACATGTCGTTGAAAATGAAACAAACTATACTACCTACCTCCATGGCGAAGCAGTCGCTATAGGTATGGTCATGGCCAACGCTTTGGCAGTGGAGCTAGGTCTGTTTACCCAAGAGGAGGCCGAAGCGGTCAAAACACTTCTAGAAAAGGCTTCTTTACCTACTGAGTATGTGATCAAAGATGTAGATGACTTTTATGAGCATTTCTTTTTAGACAAAAAAAGTGCGAAGGGGAGTATCAAATTCATCTTTCCCAATGGAATGGGTAACTATAAAATGGCATCCGATATTGATGAAAGTGTCGTGAAAAAAGTGCTTCGCAGCTTTGGAGAAAATAAATGA
- a CDS encoding mechanosensitive ion channel domain-containing protein — protein sequence MSFKNILIAFSLFSFVPAFAEPALEQNSTAETIIEANKTEKLPLDMQRINQLLVQKETLEKELSENNIWSKIYSNYHTYKELEKQQIILDETIDRLEKIKRKTQAQKEEYQTAQDTKITLLGKLQLLREYEKDPFKKFLTPPEIAAVPKVDSPFALISAVSYREKLQSDMEEYNNRYESLYHIVEKFKQKQLLLKKLLKLDPLNIVFINEQQDTIDQIKTFIPVLEIFKTTKNVYSKKIDEIELKLKNDIQREIQRTMMIGGIILFFIFLLFFIKHFVKKYMSEDERFYAINKALNISFVSILILTLLLAYIENVSYLVTILGFASAGIAIAMKDWFMSLMGWATIVLGGAIHVGDRVRFVREGVEYVGDIVDISMLRMTMHEDVNLTSYMTNRRAGRMIFIPNNFIFTDMIANYSHSGLKTVWDGIDFVITFDSDANKATHIAKEITKKYSKGYTEITRKQLNKLRSKYGMRNTNVEPRIFVHIEPYGLKISAWYLTNSYATMTLRSTISVEIIARIQEEEKIQLAFPTQSIYVDKNVPRPEIGLDTINPPQGL from the coding sequence ATGAGTTTTAAAAACATTCTTATAGCTTTTTCTCTTTTTTCTTTTGTTCCTGCATTTGCTGAACCTGCTTTAGAGCAGAATAGTACTGCTGAGACGATCATAGAGGCTAATAAAACAGAAAAACTTCCTTTGGATATGCAGAGGATAAATCAGCTGCTTGTGCAAAAAGAGACGCTCGAAAAAGAACTGAGTGAAAATAATATCTGGTCAAAGATCTATAGCAACTACCATACCTACAAAGAATTGGAAAAACAACAGATCATACTGGATGAAACGATCGATCGCTTGGAAAAAATAAAACGTAAAACCCAAGCTCAAAAAGAGGAATATCAAACTGCTCAAGATACTAAGATAACACTTCTTGGCAAACTTCAACTTCTAAGAGAGTATGAAAAAGACCCATTTAAAAAGTTCCTTACGCCACCTGAGATTGCTGCTGTACCTAAAGTAGATAGTCCTTTTGCTCTTATCTCGGCAGTTTCTTACAGAGAAAAGCTCCAATCAGACATGGAAGAGTACAACAACCGATATGAATCTCTTTATCACATCGTTGAAAAGTTTAAACAAAAACAGCTCCTTCTTAAAAAACTTTTAAAGTTGGACCCGCTGAACATAGTGTTCATCAATGAACAGCAAGACACGATAGATCAAATCAAAACATTTATTCCTGTACTGGAAATATTTAAAACCACCAAGAATGTCTATAGTAAAAAAATTGATGAGATCGAGCTCAAGCTCAAAAATGATATTCAAAGAGAGATACAAAGAACGATGATGATCGGAGGGATCATCCTTTTCTTTATTTTCCTTTTGTTCTTTATTAAACACTTCGTTAAAAAGTATATGTCAGAAGATGAACGCTTTTATGCGATAAATAAAGCACTCAATATCTCTTTTGTCAGTATTTTGATCTTAACCTTACTTCTTGCCTATATAGAAAACGTAAGTTATCTGGTCACGATCCTTGGTTTTGCCTCAGCAGGTATTGCTATTGCGATGAAAGACTGGTTCATGTCTCTTATGGGGTGGGCGACCATCGTATTGGGAGGGGCTATTCATGTAGGTGACAGGGTCCGTTTTGTACGTGAAGGTGTGGAGTATGTAGGGGATATCGTCGATATCTCCATGCTTCGTATGACCATGCATGAAGATGTTAACCTCACATCGTATATGACCAACCGAAGAGCAGGGCGAATGATCTTCATTCCAAACAACTTCATATTTACTGATATGATTGCGAATTATTCTCACTCCGGACTCAAAACGGTATGGGATGGGATAGACTTTGTCATTACTTTTGATTCTGATGCCAATAAGGCTACGCATATTGCCAAAGAGATCACCAAGAAATACTCTAAAGGGTATACAGAGATCACAAGAAAGCAGCTCAACAAGCTTAGAAGCAAGTATGGTATGAGAAACACCAATGTTGAACCTAGGATCTTTGTGCATATCGAACCTTATGGTTTAAAGATATCGGCATGGTATCTCACGAACTCCTATGCGACCATGACACTTAGAAGTACTATTTCCGTGGAGATCATCGCACGTATTCAAGAAGAAGAGAAGATCCAACTGGCATTCCCTACACAATCTATCTATGTGGATAAAAATGTACCTAGACCTGAAATAGGGTTAGATACTATCAATCCTCCTCAAGGACTTTAA
- a CDS encoding COG3400 family protein, with protein MHETKFSNLFVVMEDLEDARYVLKNIAMIKPKIRITLVNQWDDHKIGKDHENITIVHSDKLIAAHLYDQLPNVPLVAQNVGLGQGEIMEVHVPFGSSYAYRHIGSILQQKWKISALYRDEKLILPEDTTMIRPNDTLLILGQPIVLNGVYKTINKRIGLFPEPFGKNIYLILDLRHDKKEALLCLKQSIYLIEKLEDKALFVRILYPNDFDLIEELKTLESERVTISISYENENATFLIKNDIHEFDIGLVMNTIPAFEADNLKETLYDLKKLVFLFGDKLLYNIKNSVVLMSENEKMESISSTAFDISETLGLGLTLGDFNPEGDFESKKMIIDHYETLAHLFNMEVNIEQKVANPIRELSNMEDILQVAPFEKDLNTNSLRKIISNRIQDFLLTTNKHPKLLVPFAMS; from the coding sequence ATGCATGAGACGAAGTTCTCAAATCTTTTTGTGGTAATGGAAGACCTAGAGGATGCCCGGTATGTACTAAAAAATATAGCCATGATCAAGCCCAAGATACGTATCACGCTTGTAAACCAATGGGATGACCATAAGATAGGGAAGGACCATGAGAACATCACCATCGTTCACAGTGATAAACTGATCGCAGCCCATCTTTATGATCAACTTCCCAATGTACCTTTGGTCGCACAGAATGTCGGGCTTGGCCAGGGAGAGATTATGGAAGTCCATGTACCTTTCGGAAGTTCATACGCTTATAGACATATAGGATCGATCCTGCAACAAAAATGGAAGATCTCTGCTCTTTATAGAGATGAAAAGCTCATCCTTCCGGAAGACACCACTATGATTCGTCCAAACGATACCTTACTGATCCTGGGGCAACCGATCGTACTCAATGGTGTATATAAGACGATCAATAAAAGAATAGGTCTTTTCCCTGAACCATTTGGTAAAAACATCTACCTTATCCTAGATCTGAGACATGATAAGAAAGAGGCACTGCTTTGCCTTAAACAAAGTATATATCTTATAGAAAAACTGGAAGATAAAGCACTCTTTGTACGTATTTTATACCCCAATGATTTTGATTTGATCGAAGAACTCAAGACTTTGGAATCAGAACGTGTAACCATCTCTATATCGTATGAAAATGAAAATGCTACATTCCTCATCAAAAATGACATACATGAATTTGACATAGGGCTTGTGATGAACACTATCCCTGCATTTGAGGCAGATAACCTTAAAGAGACACTCTATGATCTAAAAAAGCTGGTCTTCCTTTTTGGTGACAAACTGCTGTATAACATCAAAAACTCTGTCGTATTAATGAGTGAAAATGAAAAAATGGAATCTATTTCATCTACAGCTTTCGATATATCGGAGACACTGGGGTTAGGACTCACATTGGGTGACTTTAACCCTGAAGGTGATTTTGAGAGTAAGAAGATGATCATAGATCATTATGAGACACTGGCACATCTCTTTAACATGGAGGTGAATATCGAACAGAAAGTCGCCAATCCGATACGTGAACTTTCAAACATGGAAGATATACTCCAGGTCGCACCTTTTGAAAAAGATCTCAATACCAACAGTCTTAGAAAAATTATTTCCAACAGGATACAGGACTTTCTTCTTACGACCAACAAACATCCTAAACTGCTTGTTCCTTTTGCAATGTCATAA
- a CDS encoding gamma-glutamylcyclotransferase family protein produces METLFVYGTLMPNCPNGHVLENITGKFVPATVRGNLIGAGWSASMGYPGIKLDPDGDTVHGYLFYSRNLDEHWEYLDEFEGEEFVRTAVSVERYDELDVDTFIYVLKEEKEHLEE; encoded by the coding sequence ATGGAAACATTATTTGTATACGGTACGCTGATGCCAAATTGTCCCAATGGCCATGTACTGGAAAATATCACAGGTAAGTTTGTCCCCGCAACGGTTCGAGGAAATCTTATAGGTGCAGGGTGGTCGGCCTCTATGGGGTATCCGGGCATCAAACTCGACCCAGATGGCGATACAGTGCATGGATATCTGTTCTACTCACGAAATCTTGATGAGCATTGGGAGTATCTCGATGAATTTGAAGGAGAGGAGTTTGTGCGCACGGCTGTGAGTGTTGAGAGATATGATGAACTCGATGTCGATACTTTTATCTACGTCCTCAAGGAAGAGAAAGAACATTTAGAAGAGTAA
- the mtaB gene encoding tRNA (N(6)-L-threonylcarbamoyladenosine(37)-C(2))-methylthiotransferase MtaB — MQKVYFKTFGCRTNQFDTQVMMSKLKDYELTDDELSSDIIVVNSCTVTNGADSSVRNYISSMQRKNPDAKVILAGCGSHSKGESLFEDKKVFGVIGHSEKENINAVLKNEKPFYQIGDLEHIDSTIVEEFVGKSRAFIKIQEGCDFRCSYCIIPAVRGDARSHKEETILEQINKLAANGFGEFILTGTNVGSYGQDHNTSMAKLLKKMSMIRGVRRIRIGSMEPIQITDEFLELLNEPWMAKHMHIALQHTSDKMLKLMNRRNEFKSDLALFRKIADQGYALGTDFIVGHPGEDEQEWAEAISRVKELPLTHVHAFSYSKRDNTPSATMKPEVKGNIAKERHRELTNIIKAKNFTFRREHTQNLEVLLESGKDGVYQGFDQYFNKVSVTSDEDLSANWVLLNDVEVGNEGNKAKV, encoded by the coding sequence ATGCAAAAAGTCTATTTTAAAACCTTCGGATGTCGTACGAACCAGTTTGATACACAGGTCATGATGTCAAAACTGAAAGATTACGAACTGACAGACGATGAACTGAGCTCTGATATCATCGTTGTGAACTCCTGTACCGTGACCAACGGTGCAGACTCTTCTGTACGTAACTATATCTCATCGATGCAACGTAAAAACCCAGATGCAAAGGTCATACTGGCAGGCTGTGGATCACACTCCAAAGGTGAATCATTGTTTGAAGACAAAAAAGTATTCGGTGTTATCGGTCACTCAGAGAAAGAGAATATCAATGCTGTACTTAAAAATGAAAAACCGTTTTATCAGATCGGTGATCTTGAGCATATCGATTCGACCATTGTTGAAGAATTTGTGGGTAAGAGCCGTGCTTTTATCAAGATCCAGGAGGGGTGTGACTTTAGATGTTCCTACTGTATCATTCCTGCCGTACGCGGTGATGCACGTTCACATAAAGAAGAGACTATTTTAGAGCAGATCAACAAACTTGCAGCCAATGGGTTTGGAGAATTCATCCTTACAGGAACCAATGTAGGAAGTTACGGTCAGGACCACAACACATCTATGGCCAAACTGCTTAAAAAGATGAGTATGATCCGCGGTGTTCGACGTATACGCATCGGAAGTATGGAGCCTATACAGATTACTGATGAATTCCTGGAACTGCTTAATGAACCCTGGATGGCAAAACATATGCACATTGCCCTGCAGCACACCAGCGATAAAATGCTCAAACTGATGAACAGAAGAAATGAGTTTAAGAGCGACCTGGCACTTTTCAGAAAAATTGCAGACCAGGGGTATGCTTTAGGAACAGACTTCATTGTGGGACATCCCGGTGAAGATGAACAAGAGTGGGCTGAGGCGATCTCCAGAGTGAAAGAGTTACCTTTGACCCATGTGCACGCTTTCTCCTACTCTAAGCGGGACAATACCCCTTCTGCAACTATGAAACCCGAAGTCAAAGGTAACATTGCCAAAGAGCGTCATCGTGAACTTACAAATATTATCAAAGCTAAGAACTTTACTTTCAGACGGGAACATACACAAAACCTTGAAGTATTGCTTGAGAGTGGTAAAGATGGTGTCTATCAGGGATTTGACCAATATTTCAATAAAGTATCTGTAACAAGTGATGAAGACCTCAGTGCAAACTGGGTCCTGCTAAATGATGTGGAGGTAGGCAATGAAGGCAATAAAGCCAAAGTTTAA
- the tgt gene encoding tRNA guanosine(34) transglycosylase Tgt, which translates to MEFQIDKTDGKARACTIKTAHSTIQTPVFMPVGTVGAVKALDATDLATFIKPEIILGNTYHLYMRPGDETIKTMGKLHGFTKYPKSFLTDSGGFQAFSLSDNVKIDEDGIHFRSHLDGSKHYFTPKKVIDIQHNLGSDIMMILDDLVALPATQERIKASIERTTRWAQESIDYFRAKQSEGIGLDQNIFAIIQGGTDKAFREKSAKELCAMDYDGFAIGGLSVGEANQDMYDTVEWTTQFMPEEKPRYLMGVGTPEDLVENVARGVDMFDCVMPTRNARNGTLFTSFGKVNIKKAEYTTDDSPIDPECGCMVCQTYSRSYLRHLFRAREITYFRLATIHNLYYYLNLMRQMREAIQEQRFDAFKAEFYEKRK; encoded by the coding sequence ATGGAATTTCAGATAGATAAAACAGATGGCAAAGCGAGAGCCTGTACGATAAAAACAGCCCATTCTACGATACAAACACCGGTATTTATGCCTGTAGGTACGGTAGGTGCTGTCAAAGCACTTGATGCAACGGATCTTGCTACATTCATCAAGCCCGAGATCATCCTGGGGAACACCTATCATTTATACATGCGTCCGGGGGATGAAACGATCAAGACCATGGGAAAACTGCACGGATTTACGAAGTATCCAAAAAGCTTTCTGACGGACAGTGGCGGGTTCCAGGCTTTTTCACTTTCAGACAATGTGAAGATAGATGAGGATGGTATCCATTTTAGAAGTCACCTTGATGGAAGCAAACACTACTTTACACCTAAAAAAGTGATAGATATCCAACATAACCTGGGATCGGACATTATGATGATACTGGATGATCTTGTCGCCCTTCCCGCTACTCAGGAACGTATCAAGGCAAGTATCGAGCGTACTACGCGTTGGGCGCAGGAATCCATAGACTACTTCAGGGCCAAACAGTCAGAAGGCATCGGTCTGGACCAAAACATTTTTGCCATTATACAGGGTGGTACCGACAAGGCGTTTCGTGAGAAGTCGGCTAAAGAACTCTGTGCGATGGATTATGACGGGTTTGCCATTGGCGGTCTTAGCGTAGGAGAAGCAAATCAAGATATGTATGACACAGTAGAGTGGACCACGCAGTTCATGCCCGAAGAGAAACCGCGTTATCTTATGGGAGTAGGAACTCCCGAAGACCTCGTAGAGAACGTTGCACGTGGCGTGGACATGTTTGACTGTGTAATGCCTACGAGGAATGCACGTAACGGAACACTCTTTACAAGTTTCGGTAAAGTCAATATCAAAAAGGCTGAATACACGACGGATGATTCCCCTATCGACCCTGAATGTGGGTGTATGGTCTGTCAAACCTACTCAAGGTCCTATCTGCGCCACCTCTTCCGTGCAAGGGAGATCACTTATTTCAGACTCGCGACGATTCATAATCTCTACTACTATCTTAACTTGATGAGACAAATGAGAGAGGCGATACAAGAACAAAGGTTTGATGCATTTAAAGCAGAGTTCTATGAAAAAAGGAAGTAA
- a CDS encoding DUF2207 domain-containing protein: MKKLLILTLLFLGLNASVYAEKISNYKIDITVEQSGELSIVESITYDFEGQRKHGIFRDIPYTIKRNNLIKDLGLYHFSVQLDGGIVEWQQSTLASAQAGDVIRLKIGSAHTYITGKHHYKIAYRVKKGVLPAAQDEEDDAIRWNIIGTGWQIPVINIEANFFLPSSLSQYDIALSTYTGRYGSKRSSATSIWIDPRQLQVKVARLNPYEGATVELAYPADILDQNGLENVKATFMEWFLGHFHWAALVGFLLYFYHSYTKNRGFVDKRSIAVQYEPPKGLSLLESGLVLDKFTDNKDFAAAVLELAHLGYLEIDQREKKLDPILTRKERNTSNLRMDQKYLLEQVLFKGKNSFVLTSGSEEKASALQKGFKYINDNLYTWSVADGYMVENPQRVRRNFLAKSVVFLLPVVGLVLYNLYLKFGEEVIFLLIFPLVFGGVGLNVMALNRNWFSKITGLIFATAGMIPFLAIQKEGIHLNDLIVGPIGVLIVLVAALVLSYRKIGKFTQKGAYASKHLLGLKEFIKRVKQDEIKRRLTMDPLYLEKMLPYAVLFDEADHWLSFYNILHVNPPYWYHGDVSGLGRFSSSLSAASTLPSKSANGGSGFSGGGGFSGGGGGGGGGGSW, encoded by the coding sequence ATGAAAAAACTACTCATCCTCACCCTCCTCTTTTTGGGGTTGAATGCCTCTGTTTACGCTGAAAAGATCTCAAACTATAAGATAGATATTACGGTAGAACAGAGTGGTGAACTCTCTATCGTAGAGTCTATCACCTATGATTTTGAAGGTCAAAGAAAGCACGGGATCTTCCGTGATATACCTTACACCATCAAAAGAAATAACCTTATAAAAGATCTGGGGCTCTATCACTTTTCTGTACAGCTTGATGGGGGTATCGTAGAGTGGCAGCAGTCCACACTTGCTTCTGCGCAGGCAGGAGATGTCATCCGTTTGAAAATAGGTTCAGCACATACCTATATCACGGGAAAACACCATTATAAGATCGCTTACCGTGTGAAAAAAGGTGTACTTCCTGCTGCGCAAGATGAAGAAGATGATGCCATACGCTGGAATATCATAGGTACGGGATGGCAGATCCCTGTTATAAACATTGAAGCAAATTTTTTCTTGCCCTCATCTCTCAGTCAGTATGACATTGCACTCTCAACATACACAGGCCGTTACGGATCTAAGCGTTCTTCAGCTACGAGTATATGGATAGATCCAAGACAACTGCAAGTGAAAGTAGCTAGGCTTAATCCTTATGAAGGTGCAACGGTTGAGCTGGCATATCCGGCTGATATTTTAGATCAAAATGGTCTGGAGAATGTCAAAGCCACTTTTATGGAGTGGTTTTTGGGCCATTTTCATTGGGCTGCATTGGTCGGTTTTTTGCTCTATTTTTATCATAGCTACACTAAGAATAGAGGATTTGTCGACAAGCGGTCCATCGCAGTGCAATATGAACCTCCCAAAGGGTTAAGTCTGTTGGAATCAGGACTTGTTCTGGACAAGTTCACTGACAATAAAGATTTTGCAGCAGCAGTGCTTGAACTGGCACATTTGGGGTATCTGGAGATTGACCAAAGAGAGAAGAAACTTGATCCTATTTTAACACGTAAAGAGAGGAATACTTCAAATTTAAGAATGGACCAAAAGTATCTGCTTGAACAGGTACTTTTTAAAGGGAAAAACAGTTTTGTGCTCACTTCGGGTTCCGAAGAAAAAGCATCGGCCCTGCAGAAAGGGTTCAAATATATCAATGATAACCTTTACACTTGGTCGGTGGCTGATGGATATATGGTTGAAAATCCACAAAGGGTACGCAGAAACTTTTTAGCCAAGAGTGTTGTGTTTTTACTTCCTGTTGTGGGATTGGTACTTTACAACCTCTATCTGAAGTTTGGAGAAGAGGTGATCTTTCTTCTTATCTTTCCTCTTGTCTTTGGCGGTGTCGGTCTTAATGTTATGGCGTTGAATAGAAACTGGTTCTCTAAAATAACAGGTCTTATTTTTGCTACAGCAGGCATGATACCTTTTCTTGCCATACAGAAAGAAGGCATCCATCTAAATGATCTTATTGTTGGTCCGATAGGTGTTCTGATCGTACTGGTGGCAGCTTTAGTTTTGTCCTATAGAAAAATAGGTAAGTTTACACAAAAAGGAGCCTATGCATCCAAACATCTATTGGGTTTAAAAGAGTTTATTAAACGGGTAAAACAAGATGAGATAAAAAGACGTTTAACAATGGATCCACTTTACCTGGAAAAGATGTTGCCCTATGCCGTTCTCTTTGATGAAGCGGACCATTGGCTCTCCTTCTATAATATTTTGCATGTAAATCCACCCTATTGGTATCATGGAGATGTGTCAGGTTTGGGTCGATTCTCCTCTTCTCTCAGTGCTGCATCTACACTTCCATCAAAAAGTGCTAATGGCGGCAGCGGTTTCTCCGGTGGTGGTGGCTTCTCAGGAGGTGGCGGTGGAGGTGGAGGTGGAGGCTCATGGTAG
- a CDS encoding LemA family protein, which produces MSFGNIVLLIIVAVAAYLVVIYNRFISLRTGIDAAWSDIDVQLKRRYDLIPALVDTVKGYKDYEAETLEKVIQARQQGLDAGSIDEKAAAANMISGALGKLFALAEAYPDLKANTTFIKLQNELSGIEDALQNARRYYNAIVRDYNYRLDSFPDLYIARKFNFTAREYFELDESEAEAAKKMPKINF; this is translated from the coding sequence ATGAGTTTTGGAAATATCGTTTTACTGATCATTGTAGCAGTAGCTGCTTATCTTGTTGTCATCTATAACAGGTTCATATCCCTACGTACTGGTATAGATGCAGCATGGTCCGATATCGATGTGCAATTAAAGCGTCGCTATGATCTAATCCCTGCACTGGTAGATACGGTCAAAGGATATAAGGATTATGAAGCAGAGACTCTTGAAAAAGTGATACAGGCACGCCAACAGGGTTTGGATGCAGGAAGCATAGATGAAAAGGCTGCTGCAGCCAATATGATCTCAGGGGCCCTGGGCAAACTCTTTGCACTGGCTGAAGCCTACCCTGATCTTAAAGCAAATACGACATTTATAAAACTGCAAAATGAGTTATCAGGTATCGAAGATGCTCTGCAAAATGCAAGACGCTACTATAATGCCATCGTCAGAGATTATAACTACAGACTTGACTCCTTTCCTGATCTTTATATAGCCAGAAAGTTTAACTTTACCGCTCGTGAATATTTTGAGCTGGATGAGAGTGAAGCCGAAGCTGCAAAAAAGATGCCTAAAATAAACTTTTAA